The DNA sequence CATCGTGGATGGAAAGAGCATCTTTTGCTAACAAGTGAGTCATTGTATTgccatttctcctaacatgagaaacctcccacttggcaaaattttgaagaatctGTTTTGCCTCACTAACATACATACTTACACTATTACAACCTTCCTTATCACTTCTCAAGGCATTGATGACTTGCAAAGAATCCCCTTCAACAATAACTTAGGATAGACCAAGCTCCACACCAAACTGAACAGCTTTGAGAGCTCCAAAGGCCTCTGCTAGTAGTGGATCAGGAAAGAGGAGTTTATTAGTTTTCTTGGTAGCAATGGTATAACCAAGGCTGTCCATAATAGCTACTCCCACTCCAATTACTCCATTTGCTTTGTCTACTGCACTATCCCAATTTAGCTTGATCCAGTTTGATGGAGGAGCCTGCCAATCCTCCTCTTGTGTATTAGTCTGCCCTCGAACCAATCTTGATTCCTCCTCACTCAACAGATCCAATGTCCCTCTCGCTTCCCTCACTATAGCATTCGGATGTGCAAAGGTGCCTTCAAAGAGGAATTtgtttcttctccaccatatcTTTCTAGCCACTACTGCAAATTCTTGGATGATTCGACTGTCCATAGCCTGAAGTAAGTCTTCTAGTAGTTGGATCATAGTCACATGAGGTTGATGACATTTTTGTAAGCTTTTTGAGCATTGGCTCCAAACATCTTTAGCTGATTCACATCTCCATAGTGCATGAGTTGAGTCTTCTGCCTCCAAATAACAGATTGGGCAGAGAGGGTTCTCAACTAATCTCCTCTTATAAAGATTTGAATTAGTTGGAAGGGCCTCGAGGCATGATCTCCATAGGAGTACTTTGTCCCCAGGTTGCACTTTTAATTGCCATAGTTGTTTCCAGACTGCTGTGAATGAAGAACTACTTAAAGCTTGACTTGATTGGAAGTGAATTCTCTCTATTTCCTTATGGTACGCACTTCTAACTGAAAAGCTGCCATCTTTTGTGCCTTGCCATACTAATTTATCTCTGCTGTTAAGAGAACTGATGGGAGTTTTAAGAATAATCCCAGCTTCTCTTTGATTAAAAATCTGTCTCACCATAGTACTTCTCCATTGCTTGGTGTGAAGGTCAATTAGGCTAGAGACAGTTGCACTAATTCCCACCGCACTAACATTGCTTTGAGCTTTACTAGGACTTGGATAGAGAATCCATTTATCCTTCCAGACTTGCACTTGACTCCCATTACCTATTCTCCAATAGGATCCTGCTTCAATCAATGATCTTGCTGATAGGAAGCTTCTCCATATATATGAGGGTCTCGCACCTAGTTTTGCTTCTAGAAAAGTGGATTTAGGAAAGTACATGGCCTTCATTACTTGAGCAGCCAAAGAGTCTGGATGTTGGATTAGTCTCCAACATTGTTTTGCTAGCATAGCTATGTTAAAGGCCTCAAAGTCTCTAAATCCCATCCCCCCTTCAGCTTTTGCTTTTCCCATCCTCTTCCAAGATATCCAGTGAATTTTGTGCTCATTGTTTTGCTGTCCCCACCAAAAGTTGTTAATCACAATGTTGATATCTTTGAGCAAGGTTTTGGGCAGCTTGAAAACAGCCATTGTGTATGTTGGAAGTGCCTGAAGCACAGCTTTGATGAAGACCTCCTTCCCAGCTTGTGACAATAATTTCACTCTGTGATTGctgattttttatctaatattgtCTAAGATGCCTTTAAAAGTCTTGTACTTGAGCCTTCCAACCACTAATGGcaatcccaaatatttctcataagtTGAACCATGTCTCACCCCTGCAATgaacaaaatatattgatgtgtGATCCTTGCTGTGTTCTTGCTAAAAATAATAGAAGTTTTCTCCAGATTGAGCCTTTGACCCGAGCATGATTCATACTTTCTCAGCAGTCCAAAAAGTCTGCCCCATTCTATGGCATTTGCCTTGCAAAATAGGAgacaatcatcagcaaaaaataGATGTGAAATTCTTATTTGGCCTCTAGCAATAGGTACCCCATATATCAATCCCTCACCTTCAGCTTTTCTTAGAAGACAACTAAGGGCCTCAGCAcacataataaaaagataaggtgataggggatcaccttgtcttacCCCTCTAGAAGGATAAAAAGGTTCTTGAGGAGTTCCATTAACTAGAAGGGCTATGAAACTGTTTCAATGCATTTCATCACTAAGTCTATCCATTTATTACAAAAACCCATTCTGCACATCACAGCTTTGATGAAGCTCCACTCTAGCCTATCgtatgctttactcatatctAGTTTCAGAGCCAGATACCCCTCTTTGCCTGTCATTTTAGACTTCATCGTATGCAAGGCTTCAAAAGCCACTATTACATTGTCAGTGATGAGTCTATTTGGTACAAAGGCAGACTGGGAACTAGAAATGATGAGAGGCAAGATTGATTTAAGTCTGTTTGCTATCATTTTAGAAATGATCTTATACATTACATTGCAGAGGGAGATGGGTCTGAATTCAGTAACTTTGGTGgggttttttttcttgggaattAGAGCAATGAAGGTGTTGTTCACAGCAAAGATGTTACCATTTGAATTCAGCACCTGCAATATGGCTTCACAAACCTGTTTGCCAATGAGAGGCCATTGCTTCTGATAAAAAACAGCAGGAAATCCATCAGGGCCAGGAGAACTGAGGCCCTCCATTTGAAATAGGGCTTCTTCAATTTCTTGTTGAGTGTAAACCCTTCTGATATTGGCATTCATTACTTTTGTGAAGATGTTGAGAAAAGGTTTTTATAATAATCTTGGAAGAGGGAACTTATGCTCTCTGTGGTCTACACTTCCTGTCCTTCATCGTTCACTAACTTTTTGATGTTGTTGTTTCTTCTTCTGAATGAGGCACTTTGATGAAAGAATCTGGTATTTCTGTCACCTTCTCTCAACCACTTTTGCTTAGCTCTTTGCTTCCATCTGAGGTTATCTTCCTCCAATTGGTTGTTTATAGCCTTCTGAACCTGCTTAACTTGCTCATTAAGATGACCCTTGTTCTTTTTTTGAAGATCATCCAAAAGTGTCATATTCTCTGATAATTGTTGTTTGGAATTGCCCTTCATTCTTTTATCCCATTGCAGaagtttttgtttgcatttgCTCAGCCCCTCTTTAAGATCATTCACTTTATTTCCTGAAACTTTGTTGTTTTGCCAGATTTCCTCCATCAGGTGTTGACAACCATTTCTCATGGCCCAATGTGCTTCAAAGCGAAATGGTTTGTCCCTTTGTGTCCTATGATCCTGGCTCCCCTCAAACCTGACTAGCAATGGGCAATGGTCTGAACACAAGGCAGAAAGGGTGCTAACACTTGAGCTTGGGTAGATCTCACTCCAATTGGAATTGCAAAAAGctctatccaatctttctttgGTAAAGGCTCCACCACATCTTCCATTATTCCACGTGAATTTGTTTCCTATAAAGTCCATATCACATAGACCACATGCATCAACCGCAGCTCTAAAATCTTCAATCTGAGCTTTAGGTCTTAAGGCTCCTCCCCATTTTTCATTAAAGTTgagtatttcattaaaatccccaacaCACACCCACCCTATGGGACTTCCTGGTTTAATAGCTTGGAGGAACTGCCAACTTTCCTTCCTTCTACTGGTATTGGGATTGCCATAAAAGCCAGTCAATAACCACTCCTTTCCCCCCTTAGCTCCCTTCACCATAAGAGAGATATGGTGTTGAGTGTAAGTGTGCACTACAGCTTCCACTTCATCTCTCCAAAGGAATGCCACTCCACCCCTCATTCCTTTATAGTCAATTACAAAGCTATTATCTAGCTTAAGACTGTTTTTGAGGCTTTCAATTCTGTTTCTTCTGCACTTTGTTTCCATAAGGAACACAAATGCTGGGGACTTTTTAAGCACCAGAAGGTGCAATTCATGAACTGTctgggggttcccaagcccctgACAGTTCCAACTGAGGCAACTCATTTGTCTTGGTGGGGCTGTTCCACAGCCTCCACCATTTCAAATTGAGGAGAAACCAGTTTgtcatctttttcaattttaattttttttgttaagtgcTGATCCACACTAGCTAGTGGAGGACTTCTGTTTCTTTTGTTACCTGTATGGAAAGCTGGTGCAACCCCCACAACCAAAGAGCCTCTCCCTATGCATATGTCTTGTGCCCTCCTCTTCCAGCTGGCAGTTTTCTTGACTTGATCAAGTACTTTAACTTGGTTGGAAACATACTGGTTAAAGTCCTGAACCTATTGCAAAAGGTCAGTCGAGGTTTCTGTGCTCTTTGATGTTCTTCTGTCAGAGTTGAAGTCACATCTGGTCTCTTTAGAAACAGTCTTTCCCTTACTTAATCATGACTCCACCACTCCCAACATCTCCCTATTCTCCTCGTCTTGGCCTAAGGGTGCAGTGTTTGGATGTTTTAGTATTCCCTTTGCTCTATCTTCAGTTCGAGACTTTGACTTTGGCATGTCCCCTAGTACCTGCTCCTTTCCTTTCCCGTCACCTTTTCCTCGATAGTATCAGTTTCCTTTGAGGGCTCCTGACACCTTTCCATGAGATCTGCTTTACCACTGTTGTCTTCATCCTTGACCTCCTTCCCCTTCCACCATGGCCATGGTTCAAACTTGGGTGAGTGATCAGGACTTTCACCATATTTCTTGAATTGCAGCTCATTCTCCCTTACTATAGGTGCCCTTAACCATGCCCCATATTGGCTCTGCCCTTCCCTGCCCTCTTGGTTTGAGCATGAGTTCTTTACATGTCTGATTACTCCACATTTGAAATAGAGGGAAGGCAGTCTCTCATACTTGAAATACACCCATGTTTTCTTCCTATCAACTTTAATAAACAGACCCCTTAGGAGAGTTTTGGTGATATCAAGCTCCACCCTTATTCTCAAGAACTTGCCCCATCCAATGCCTCTTTCATCTACA is a window from the Juglans regia cultivar Chandler chromosome 7, Walnut 2.0, whole genome shotgun sequence genome containing:
- the LOC108979518 gene encoding uncharacterized protein LOC108979518; the encoded protein is MSCLSWNCQGLGNPQTVHELHLLVLKKSPAFVFLMETKCRRNRIESLKNSLKLDNSFVIDYKGMRGGVAFLWRDEVEAVVHTYTQHHISLMVKGAKGGKEWLLTGFYGNPNTSRRKESWQFLQAIKPGSPIGWVCVGDFNEILNFNEKWGGALRPKAQIEDFRAAVDACGLCDMDFIGNKFTWNNGRCGGAFTKERLDRAFCNSNWSEIYPSSSVSTLSALCSDHCPLLVRFEGSQDHRTQRDKPFRFEAHWAMRNGCQHLMEEIWQNNKVSGNKVNDLKEGLSKCKQKLLQWDKRMKGNSKQQLSENMTLLDDLQKKNKGHLNEQVKQVQKAINNQLEEDNLRWKQRAKQKWLREGDRNTRFFHQSASFRRRNNNIKKLVNDEGQEV